The Lagenorhynchus albirostris chromosome 12, mLagAlb1.1, whole genome shotgun sequence nucleotide sequence CAAAGATGTTTGGTTGTGTACTGAAATTTAACACAAAGAAGCTGAACAGGCCTCGGGACGCTCCCAACACCTTCCCAAGAAAGTATCTTATATACAATCATAAGGGATGCTGACACTCCAACTTCTgagtttgaaaacatttttgttaaGTTGGTTGTTTTGATTAAAATATAGAATTTTGGATCTGGAAGGGATCCTGGGGAATATTGATCCTGTATcttttcaaacattattttagaaGCAGAACTCTATTTCccctcttaaaaacaaaacagaaaagaatttttaaaaaaaacagaatcttaacaccaaaataaaactgataaaagtaAGATTACTTTCCTGAAGGGGGAAGGCGTTGCAATGCCTAGGGTCACCAAAACAGTCTGAAATCCACTAAGCTAGATCCTAACTACATTTCTAGGTTATAGGTCAATTCATTCAATAGGCCAGGGCCTGGGGTGGTTTCTAAGGCATCTTACAAGACCCATTAAGTGTCTTGGGTAgaaaaatccatttccttgtttTTACCCCTTTGTCTCTTCTGAACCTCAAGGGCAGAAGGTTGGGttaattatattgtattataatcattGGTGATAAAAGAccgtatcttattttatttattctattttgtccCTATTCCTATTCCCATCCCATCCCCACAAATGAACCATCCTGATGTGTCAAGGTATATCTTTTGTTTGCATTCTTGCAGAatctacatatttttaatttcatgtaaaaGGCACAACTTTCCTGATGCTTGTCCAGCCTCTTTTTGTTAAATTTCAGTATACAACAAAACACCTTTGAAAGTCAACGTATGCGTAGGTATGTCTCCAACTCCTTGCTGCCCAAATAACGCTGCCGTGAACATACCTGCCTCCTGATAGATTTGAGATGTTCCTTTGGGACTCATGcatgggagtggaattgctgtgtcacaGTATATGTTTGTAGACACCTAATTTGTATCAGTAGTTTCAGATTGTTCTTGAGAACAGCTCCACCTGCCCTCCAGCAGTAGATCTGAAATCTACCAACAGTTGGTACCACGGGGCTTTTTGGTTTCTAACCAGCCTAACAAGGGTAAAGTGCTATCTTGTTTGTATCTGCGTTTCTCTGATGATGAGTGAATCTGCATGGGCTTCCTATGCTGAATGGCCTTTTGGGTTTCCTTTCATGAAAACTGTCTACATCCTTTGTCAATTTTGCTACAAGGCTTGCTATCTTCTCCTTGGTGATTTATGGAAGTCCCTTTCATATTCTAGAGCTATCAATTAATCTCTTGTTGGTTCAGACAtcaaaaatatcttttccaattcCTCCATCCTGTAACGCCTGACttggggcaaattacttaatctctctgcaccttcctttccttctctacaAAACAGGGATAACAGCCCACGCCCCACAGCGTGTGTGacgattaaatgagttcattatgttttaaatagtttaaatagttaaaacataaaacattatgTTTAAATGTCATCCGGTAATTAAAAAGACAATCGGGTTTCTAAGCAGGAAAGGTGTGTCAGTAACTATCAGATTACATGTAGTATATTATGGTATGGCTTTCTGTGCCTACTGGGAATTAAGCTACTTTCATGGATTACACTGTAGTGTCTATTCAGTGTCAAGAGAACTGGGTTGCTTAATGCATAGAACAACTAAGCCCAAATTTATCTCAACCCCAAACCGAATCTCAATATTCATAATTCCTGCCCCACCATCACTGCCCTGTGTTCATTTCATAGATTTCAGGGGCAGAGGGGAGTCTTTCGGTCTTTTCTCTAAGGCCAGATTCTCATGACAGGCCAAGCAAACTGTGACATGATATGGCCATTGCAAACTGCCCCAAAATGTGAAGCAAATTTGTGTAATTGACCCAACTAGAACATAGGCGTGAGCCACATCGGTGGTTTTCTAACCACAGCATCTTTAGAGAAACTTTTGCTTTCCAGATTTACTGAAGGATTTCTTGTGCTTGTGTATAAAACATGCAATGGAGGGAGCTTCACGTTAGAATGATGTTTTAGTTCTTTTCACAATCTCTCAATCAAACTGGGGCTGGAGAGGAAGCAGTGGGCAGAACTGTCAGTCTGCCTCTGAGCAACCGTGGACCGTAACCCCGCCCAGATCCATAGGGGCCCGAGGCGGGTGAAGAAATGGAAGCTCGGGACTTCTTGCCAAAGCTTGTAGCTGTGAGAATCTACTCTGGGTCTTTTCTTAGTCTTTATTACTGGTCTCCAGATGTACCAGCTCTAGGGAGGTGATCCCTGCCATGTCCCTTGGGGCTGGAATCTCAGTGTTCTGCCCAACAAAAGCTTCTAGGGGTTTGCCCCTAATTCCCAGACCCAAGCTGCCTCTCTGAGTGGACTTCCACAATATCTGTAACCAACAACTGCAGTATCACCAGTCACGTAGCACTTAGGTTGGGCAGACAACTGGATATGCACTTTGCATGCGTTACGTACATAAGCTTCCCATCAGCTCCAGCCAGCAGCGATTATTCCCCTTTGGTAAGAACCTGAGCTCGGAACAGTCTCAAACTAAGAAATCTGCCCGTGTTCACACGACTAGTAATCCTGTGTTCTTAGCCACTCACTTGCCTTACAGACAGGCACAATGAACGAGTTATCTACAAGTTGATCATTTCTTCACAGTATTTTGCAACAATCAAGGTCATTATCTAATGATCTATATAGTGGATAAAGACATaggtagttttattttgttttgtaatgcACTTGGTTTGATTTAAAATTCTTCTGGAAGTGCCCTATAGACATACATACTGGATAGGGGAGCGTAGCCATCTGACAGGGATGCTGGCTGGCGGACAAATGGAGGCCTTAGGTAAAGGTGTTATTACCATTATTACCAAGTAGCTGAGACACAGGAAGCGCAAGATTCTCTGTGAGAAAGGTTCTTGGAACAATTTCCTCTACACTACAGAAACTCTGAAATTTAtctctttatttgatttttttgaagtCGATGCcaagttaattttaattaatttccatttaattttctcCTCTGCCCTGGATACTTCAGGCTGTCAATTGTCCACGTGACTTCCCTATGAGGGTTTGCTTTGAAACCCTCATCTGAGGGCAATGAAAGGGCACTCATTTCTCAATAAATGTCTCCAAAGCATTGCTCTTAAAGAATTATCCATATTAAAAGCCCACACTGTCTTCTCCACAGTCCTTGGATTCCCATAAATGTGCTACCATCAATCTTCAGAATAAGAGGTTCTGGTGCCTAGGCCCCTCTGTTTATGTCTGACAGGCATCAGCTTACAGCATCCCTCCCTGGGGGCAAGAGACACACATGTCGTCTTTCATCTTGTGCTGTCGGCGGCCGCACGACGCTTCCAGCTGGCAGAAGCCCGTGAAATCAGAGCCACCCTGTGCGTCCGAGGGGCATAAGCCACCTCTGGGAAAGGCATCTGAGACGTGACGCTATCGAGCAGACAGGATGATGAGAGGGTGTTTGCTGTTCTCCGGGGGGAAGCCTTCATCACACACCTGGGAGTGGGTTCACCCGCTTCACATGAGCACCGTCCAGACAACGGATGCTCTGTCATCTCTCAGAAGGGGCGCAGTACCCCCAGCCCCCTGAGGAGGTGGGCTCCAGAGACTTCACAACACCAACGGCAAAAGTTTTCAAAGCCCTCAGAAGTCACCAATACCAAACTGTCTCACAGGTCCCCCTGTCCTAAGAATCAAGACCATGTTCTTTCCTCTGGGCAGCAGGGCCTGCGGTGGCCCTAGCTCCGTCCAACTAGGATGGCCTCACCTGGGTCTCTCACACTGGACACCGCTGTGCTGAAGGCATTtcatagaaaatcaccattttaccAAAGCTGCCCCCGTGTTATACAAGCagtaataaaattaacttttcacTGCATAAAAAATAGAATTGCATTCCAGGCAATGATATACAAATTTGTCTGACATGTGAAACTCTCATGTCTGCATTATGAagccaagaaaaattaaacaattatattccaacaACTGCTAAAATAGCTGACATCCACCCAAGAGGAAAATGTCTCCCATCATTTGGGGGAGGAGAGCAAGACAGATGGTTTGTGGTTTCCTGCACAGGAACCAGAATCACCGGTCAGGAGGCACGTGTCTCACTTCTCACCTTATTTGAAGCCTCCAAATTTCCTCCCTGAGCTATTttctaagaaacaagaaaacacagtCTCCCACActtatttgtagattttatgaCCAATCAATACAACACAAGTTAACAAGAAAACCCATAAAAGAAAGGTTATATACTCCCTAAACAGACACAGTCTTGTCAGAATTACTTTCAAATACTTAAATGTCTTAACACTTAAGTTAAATGTTAAGTTTAATGTTAAATTGTTAGTAATCAGATAACTGAGGCCACAGCAGGTGAGTGTGGACAGGCTTGTGAGGCTCCGGTTTGCATTTCCTCATGAGTGTCTCAACTTTCTGGTCCCAGTGATGGCCATTAAAATGCAAATCCAGAGCCTCACCTGTCACTTGCTCATCTCTCCTGCTCTGGCCTATAACCCTCCAACAGGGAGGTCCCCTGTCTCAGAAGACTGGGTTTCACAGCGGAATAATCACCTTCGTTTCTGAAGTCCAAGCTTGTCCCCATCCTGCCTCCCTCGGGTGGTTTCCACTGTGTAGGTGGCCCAGGGCGTGTCCCCTCCTCAGATTCCCCTTGAAACTCTAGGGTCTACAGCAGATGTTACAGAGGGCGGGGACGGGCACCTGCTCTAGAATGTGGCCACACCCGTGCCATCACCCTCTCCTCTGTCCACACGGTTCACAGCACGCCCGCCAGGAAGTAAGGTGTCCTGGGGAAGAATCCATCCTGATTTCCGGAACTGAACACCTCCAGCTTTTAAGTTAGCTTCATCCCAAGCCACTTTCCCACTCTTGTATGGATATGGTAACCCCAAGTTCAGGGTCAGGAATTAAATACCTGAAAATGAACTTGGCTGCAGAATGATAGAGGTAGAGGAACCTTGGAAATCCATTGACAGTTGACTACTCCACtcagataaggaaacagtggtCCAGGGATGTTACCTGTCACCCCCAGTCACTCACAGCGACCTGTGCCGGGGTTCCCACATCTCGGATCAGCACCCTTTCCACTACAACGTCTGCTTCACTGATTAATCGGAGACTAGGATCCAAGCTTTCGGAAAATATTCAACGGTAATCACCACACTCATTTTctgactttcatttttaatttccctgaacacagtttttaaagttaaattctAAATCAGTCACACACTTGAGGGACGTGCTTGGCGGGGCCCGTACTAGCCATACAATTTTAAAcgcaagatttttttctttttaatcacatttatttattcaccttcGTATGAGCCCCTACACTGCATCCCTCATGGTTTTCCTCTAGTGTTAAACAAGCACCAGCCCTGAAGTTACTTTGTTTCATTACAAGCACAGAAAAGTTAGAGCACAGCAATCCTTAAAAAGCCATGTTACTGATCCCTCACCCACATAAAAAGGCATTAACTATCATTGGCCATGCTTGTGTCATTGCCATTCAAAAAGCTACACCAAGAACCTTAAGGAACTTTGCTATTTCCTCACAGAATAGAAATAAACTTCCTTTCTTGGttatagtttaagaaaaaaaatgaggaaaaattggagaggttttattttgttttgaaatgtagGCAGtgtctccccaccccgcccccaatgGCCTTGGAGGGCTCAGTACTGCACCCTTGAACTACTGCCAGCCAGGCGCCCATGTGCCCCTCGCTGACCTGTGCCCTGCACCTGTGCCCTGCTGCTCCCGGAGCCCAGCTCGGCTGATGACACAGACGCGGCCAAAAGTGCCAGGACAGCTGAGAAAGGCCTTTTCTGCACAATGGACGTCAGCACATaaaaataatggccccaaagagCCAGCCGTCCGGCTCCTTCCCTTTCACGTTCCAGGTCGCATCCCCCAATTAGGATCTGAGGACGACAGAGTCCCCATGTAGACAGGGGTCGGGCGGTGGCGGCTGTCCCCCTGCTCCAGAGGCCTAGAGCCACTTTCTGCAGGgccgtgcccccccccccccggtgaTCTGTCAGAGCCCGTTGGTGTGAAGGGGAGGAAGCCAGCCCTTGCTGGCTAAGTTATGAAGAAGCAGCACTGTACAAGGTTATCAATAAAACAGACACCTAAGAATAAAACCTGTGAAATTTCTGTAACACCTtcatactgaaaactacaaaacactgtgaGAGAGACTGAATTACGCCTAAGAAAATGCCGCAACACATCACGTTCAAATTACATCAAATACACCATGTTCAAAAATTCagaattgttaaaatggccattttctctaaattaatatacagaattaatgcaaaaATAAAGCAGCACTGTTGAGGGGGAAAGAGCTTGTTAGAGTCTCTGAAGGTCAATTTCAGGGTTGGCTGAGCCAGTTATAAAAGGGGTCAAATATTTCACTCAATCCCTTTCCCGTTCACTCATTAATTTAATCATGGGATTTATTAAATGCCATGTGATTTCATCACAAAGATATACTGAACAGTCTCTGCCCCCAAGAAAGCTGCAGTCTAGGTCCTGGGTGACCCTGGACGTCCACTCCTCTGCGGCGCGGAGGCATTTAGTCTCGGGCCTTgcaggtttgtttttctctccatttggACTCAAGGCCTCTGTCGCAACCACGCTCTGCCTGATCATCGGTCAGGCCAAGAAGCATTCTAGTTTGATCCCCCTCTTTGTATTTATTGGAGCAGGAGGTACTGGCGCAGCGCTGTACACCTGCGCCTGGCATTTGTTCAATTCAGATGtcagctgggacagaaagaaTAACCCAGAACCCTGGAACCCACTGGGTCCCAATGATCAGTACAAGTTCTACTCAGTGAATGTAGATTACagcaaatggaagaaagaagGTCCAGACTTCTAAATATCATGTTTCACTATAAAGCTGCTTAGAATGAAGGTCTTCCAGAAGGCATCTGCACAATTTTCCACTTAACCAAGAAACGTTTCCCCTCTAAATGCACGAAATCATGTTGGTGTATTTGTGTTGGGgtttacactgaaaaaaaaagagagagaaagctgcAGTCTGATGAGGAAGGTAATAGGCTCAGCACACAGAGAGggtggctgggggcttccctggtggcgcagtggttgagagtccgcctgccgatgcaggggacgcgggttcgtgccccggtctgggaagatcccacatgccgtggagcggctgggcccgtgagccatggccactgagcctgcgcatccggagcctgtgctccataacgggagaggccacaacagtgagaggcccgcgtaccgcaaaaaaaaaaaaaagaaagggtggcTGGGCAGACGAAGGAAAGCAGACCCCTAGAGTCGGGACAGGGAAGATATTTCTGGAATAGGTAACTCTTAGCTGcatctttagggaaaaaaaaatggaacatcCTCAAAGAGTAAAGAGGAAAGGTATTTGGAGAAGAGTAAACAGCACGCTCACTGCCCAGGGAGGACAGCCAGGCATGCCCTGGAAGGGCTGCAGCAGGGGTGCCTGCAGAGGAGAGGGGACCATAGGGGCCTCAGGCAAGGTCATGGTGACCTTGTGCGCAGACCAAGGGGAGGACTATCTCGAAGGAACCAGCTTCCCTACCATTTCATCAGGTGCCTGCAGCCTCCAGGAAACACACCAAAATGTGTATTTGTCAGGGTAGGCTCACAGTAAGAGCTGtaacaacccccccccaaatcTCAGCAGTTTAACACAAGAAAGTTTATTCTTCATTAATTTCACATTCCCATGcagaggaggtggaggggaggaagaCGGGGGTGCCCTCCATGCAGGCTTCAAGCCCCGATCTTCCAGCTAAGGGCTTTGCTGTCTTTGGGGTCTTCAGGACTCTCTGCCGCAGATGAGGGAAGGAAGCAAGCAGGGAGATTGCGAGGAGAAACGTTATTCTGGCTCCAGGTGTGTTGCTTCTCCCAACATCACTGACCAGTACACATCACAGGACCGCCCCCCACCAGCTGCAAGGGACATTGGGAAACACAACCTAGCTGTGTGTCCCAGAGGAAAAGTACAGGTGCacgtgtctttctgaattatggttttctctgggtatatgcccagtagtgggattgctggatcatatggtaattctatttttagttttttaaggaacctccatactgttctccatagtggctgtatcaatttacattcccatcaacagggcgagaaagttcccttttctccacaccctctccagcatttgttgtttgtagattttctgatgatgccccttctgactggtgtgaggtgtacctcattgtagttttgatttgcatttctctaatgattagtgatgttgagcagcttttcatgtgcctcttggccatctggatgtcttctttggagaaatgtctctttagatcttctgcccatttttggactgggttgttttttttaatattgagctacatgagctgtttatatattttggagattaatcctttgcctgttgattcgtttgcaaatattttctcccattctgagggctgtcttttcatcttaaagaaaaatgtggGACTCCTGTCTTGGGTAAAGGGACGAGGCTTCCATCCCAAGGTCTGCAGGGTGTGTTTGGGGGAGGTGGTACTTGCTTCACCCACACATGGGCTGCTCCACTTGAGATGATCTTGCCACACTCCTCAGGTGTAGTCTAGGGACCGCCTGCAGGGGCTTTACACGCTTGTGAACAACAAAGATTCCTGAACCTCACCCTGATCTTTTGATTCCATGTCTGTGTGGGTGGGTCAAAGGAATACACATCAACCACTGCTCCAGAGGGCAGTCGATAAATGGCTACAAATAAATGATGCTGAAGATGAGAGAATGTGGGAATAGAACATCCTTTTCCTCATATATTCCTCTTGGAAtcctccttctcctctggggCTGAGGTCAAGGTCAGTGCACACTCTGCTTTGATTCACCCCCAGTCAATCATAAGAAGGCATCCCTTCACCACACCTGTTACCACTCTCAGTGCATTACTGTCTCGGGGCAAGTCTCTCTGCCAGAACTCATCAGACAATTTTATCTACCTTTGTATTACCAGCCTAgcccagtgcctagcatataacaaatgctaaagaaattttaattgaTCTGTAGCTGATAATCTAATAAATCAGTTGCCAGAAAGAAGCAGGGGATGCTTTTTCATAGTCTCTTCCTTTTGGCTCTGGGGTTCATACACACATCACTGCATGGATCTGCCTGGTCATCCTGCTGCCAACACCAAGTAGCAGACACCTAGTGGGGTGACTGCTCACTCATTAAGGTCTTGCTTtcactccattaaaaaaaatctgttaaa carries:
- the LOC132530739 gene encoding cytochrome c oxidase subunit NDUFA4-like; the encoded protein is MGFIKCHVISSQRYTEQSLPPRKLQSRSWVTLDVHSSAARRHLVSGLAGLFFSPFGLKASVATTLCLIIGQAKKHSSLIPLFVFIGAGGTGAALYTCAWHLFNSDVSWDRKNNPEPWNPLGPNDQYKFYSVNVDYSKWKKEGPDF